Proteins encoded in a region of the Anopheles aquasalis chromosome 2, idAnoAquaMG_Q_19, whole genome shotgun sequence genome:
- the LOC126576408 gene encoding histidine-rich glycoprotein-like codes for MATPTGSCFVSSPVPLLLVMLFCGGLLQLLDAKSLPASELHANGGRREARNLFSFGLPPRGDHVHYYPEVHHHHYKDFGHHEGYPGHHPEHYEPHYGLDFDHNRHHHHHYHHDIHNGHIDTHYF; via the exons ATGGCCACACCGACAGGAAGTTGCTTCGTTTCGTCCCCAGTGCCGCTGCTTCTGGTGATGCTGTTCTGCGGTGGCCTTCTGCAGCTGCTTGACGCAAAATCACTTCCAGCGAGTGAATTGCACGCAAACGGTGGACGCCGAGAAGCTCGAA ACTTGTTCTCTTTTGGATTGCCGCCCCGGGGAGACCACGTGCATTACTATCCTGaggttcaccatcatcattacaagGACTTTGGCCATCATGAG GGATACCCCGGACACCATCCGGAGCACTACGAACCGCACTATGGATTGGATTTCGATCAcaatcgtcatcaccatcaccactatcATCACGACATCCACAATGGTCACATCGATACGCACTACTTCTAG